In one window of Ovis aries strain OAR_USU_Benz2616 breed Rambouillet chromosome 3, ARS-UI_Ramb_v3.0, whole genome shotgun sequence DNA:
- the SET gene encoding protein SET isoform X2 yields the protein MSAPAAKVSKKELNSNHDGADETSEKEQQEAIEHIDEVQNEIDRLNEQASEEILKVEQKYNKLRQPFFQKRSELIAKIPNFWVTTFVNHPQVSALLGEEDEEALHYLTRVEVTEFEDIKSGYRIDFYFDENPYFENKILSKEFHLNESGDPSSKSTEIKWKSGKDLTKRSSQTQNKASRKRQHEEPESFFTWFTDHSDAGADELGEVIKDDIWPNPLQYYLVPDMDDEEGEGEEDDDDDEEEEGLEDIDEEGDEDEGEEDEDDDEGEEGEEDEGEDD from the exons ATGTCGGCGCCGGCGGCCAAAGTCAGTAAAAAGGAGCTCAACTCCAACCACGACGGGGCCGACGAGACCTCAG aaaaagaacagcaagaagcaaTTGAACATATTgatgaagtacaaaatgaaatagACAG ACTTAATGAACAAGCCAGTGAGGAGATTTTGAAAGTAGAACAGAAATATAACAAACTCCGCCAACCATTTTTTCAGAAGAGGTCAGAATTGATCGCCAAAATCCCAAATTTTTGGGTAACAACATTTGTTAACCATCCACAAG TGTCTGCACTGCTTGGGGAGGAGGATGAAGAGGCGCTGCATTATTTGACAAGAGTTGAAGTGACAGAATTTGAAGACATTAAATCAGGTTACAGAATAGATTTT TATTTTGATGAAAACCCTTACTTCGAAAATAAAATTCTCTCCAAAGAATTTCATCTGAATGAGAGTGGTGATCCATCTTCAAAGTCCACTGAAATCAAATGGAAATCTGGAAAG GATTTGACGAAACGATCAAGTCAAACACAGAATAAAGCCAGCAGGAAGAGACAGCATGAGGAACCAGAAAGCTTCTTCACCTGGTTTACTGATCATTCTGATGCAGGTGCAGATGAGTTAGGAGAGGTCATCAAAGATGATATTTGGCCAAATCCATTACAGTACTACTTG GTTCCTGACATGGATgatgaggaaggggaaggagaagaggatgacgaCGATGACGAAGAGGAAGAAGGATTGGAAGACATTGATGAAGAAGGGGATGAGGATGAAGgtgaagaagatgaagatgatgatgagggggaggaaggagag gaaGATGAAGGAGAAGATGACTAA
- the SET gene encoding protein SET isoform X1, which produces MAPKHQSSLPPQAKKLKKARPTPASRPDEASASSNLPKEEKEQQEAIEHIDEVQNEIDRLNEQASEEILKVEQKYNKLRQPFFQKRSELIAKIPNFWVTTFVNHPQVSALLGEEDEEALHYLTRVEVTEFEDIKSGYRIDFYFDENPYFENKILSKEFHLNESGDPSSKSTEIKWKSGKDLTKRSSQTQNKASRKRQHEEPESFFTWFTDHSDAGADELGEVIKDDIWPNPLQYYLVPDMDDEEGEGEEDDDDDEEEEGLEDIDEEGDEDEGEEDEDDDEGEEGEEDEGEDD; this is translated from the exons ATGGCCCCCAAACACCAGTCTTCCCTTCCACCCCAAgcgaagaaactgaagaaagccAGGCCGACTCCTGCCTCCAGGCCAGATGAGGCATCTGCTTCTTCAAACTTGCCGAAGGAAG aaaaagaacagcaagaagcaaTTGAACATATTgatgaagtacaaaatgaaatagACAG ACTTAATGAACAAGCCAGTGAGGAGATTTTGAAAGTAGAACAGAAATATAACAAACTCCGCCAACCATTTTTTCAGAAGAGGTCAGAATTGATCGCCAAAATCCCAAATTTTTGGGTAACAACATTTGTTAACCATCCACAAG TGTCTGCACTGCTTGGGGAGGAGGATGAAGAGGCGCTGCATTATTTGACAAGAGTTGAAGTGACAGAATTTGAAGACATTAAATCAGGTTACAGAATAGATTTT TATTTTGATGAAAACCCTTACTTCGAAAATAAAATTCTCTCCAAAGAATTTCATCTGAATGAGAGTGGTGATCCATCTTCAAAGTCCACTGAAATCAAATGGAAATCTGGAAAG GATTTGACGAAACGATCAAGTCAAACACAGAATAAAGCCAGCAGGAAGAGACAGCATGAGGAACCAGAAAGCTTCTTCACCTGGTTTACTGATCATTCTGATGCAGGTGCAGATGAGTTAGGAGAGGTCATCAAAGATGATATTTGGCCAAATCCATTACAGTACTACTTG GTTCCTGACATGGATgatgaggaaggggaaggagaagaggatgacgaCGATGACGAAGAGGAAGAAGGATTGGAAGACATTGATGAAGAAGGGGATGAGGATGAAGgtgaagaagatgaagatgatgatgagggggaggaaggagag gaaGATGAAGGAGAAGATGACTAA